A window of the Macaca nemestrina isolate mMacNem1 chromosome X, mMacNem.hap1, whole genome shotgun sequence genome harbors these coding sequences:
- the LOC139360595 gene encoding uncharacterized protein CXorf49 — translation MSSPDKVSVCGAGFDLEGGEQAGSHTASPGAPGDHSHGLNLGVQGSRDGDGESGFTDPEGFSFESESELIEQGRVVLWGREGRPGTPIDDQGDVVDYSFYLAEEPAAIVPPPSVQGQPFPEGAAAEGSADNWADLEVGPSGRDALGPSPGKRQQASADRLHLCGPGPVQAWNNPERGSKSRWSLRLDPQQPSAKGPTRMSTHDSDSADESSGLPLMRVGIRRNKGSQAKPGSPKKAADTSRHAGFHCKESYRPVPGRFLTSAPRGLTPVVERPAVGELEDSPQKKMQSRAWGKVEARPSCSGAATAGALPQGLSRRKMAKGKKSPGGASQLAPGRAFPACGKRLSAAPPEPATFPPFSGVQPHGMSKKPQKPKHRGPGKKPAGRKTRESQVAAREDNDPNRDEVPKAQLPTHRPGLPRLSMRRGELSSGDPNIRAPQVPGTSEPSAYSLGGLLPRRHAPSGDQQPPVHPPRPERQQQAPGAQDCPRCIWLQREIDELTQQLAAMQFLADKIQEL, via the exons ATGAGCTCCCCCGACAAGGTATCCGTTTGTGGGGCCGGTTTCGACCTGGAGGGTGGCGAGCAGGCTGGCTCCCACACGGCCAGCCCCGGAGCCCCAGGGGACCACAGCCACGGCCTCAATTTGGGGGTGCAGGGCAGCCGCGATGGCGACGGAGAGAGCGGGTTCACAGATCCGGAGGGCTTCAGCTTTGAGTCTGAGAGCGAACTGATAGAGCAAGGAAGGGTGGTGCTCTGGGGCCGGGAAGGACGGCCAGGCACCCCGATCGATGACCAAGGGGACGTTGTGGACTACTCATTCTACCTGGCTGAAGAACCAGCCGCCATCGTGCCGCCGCCCAGCGTCCAGGGACAGCCGTTCCCAGAAGGCGCCGCTGCCGAAGGGTCGGCTGACAATTGGGCGGACCTGGAGGTGGGTCCCAGTGGGAGAGACGCGCTGGGCCCCAGCCCCGGAAAACGGCAGCAGGCCTCTGCCGACCGTCTCCACCTCTGTggtcctgggccagtgcaggcctGGAACAACCCGGAAAGGGGCTCGAAGAGCAGATGGAGCCTCCGCCTGGATCCCCAGCAGCCCTCTGCGAAAGGCCCCACCAGGATGTCTACCCACGACTCTGATTCCGCAGATGAGAGCAGCGGCTTACCACTGATGAGGGTGGGCATTCGCCGCAACAAAGGAAGCCAGGCCAAGCCCGGCAGCCCCAAGAAGGCAGCAGACACATCCAGACACGCAGGCTTCCACTGCAAGGAGAGTTACCGGCCCGTGCCGGGCCGTTTCCTGACCTCTGCTCCCCGCGGACTCACTCCAGTCGTGGAGAGGCCGGCTGTGGGAGAGCTGGAGGACTCTCCCCAGAAGAAAATGCAGAGCAGGGCCTGGGGAAAGGTGGAGGCCaggcccagctgctcaggagctgCCACTGCAGGggccctgccccagggcctttcaAGGAGGAAGATGGCCAAGGGGAAGAAGTCCCCAGGAGGTGCCTCTCAACTGGCTCCGGGGAGAGCCTTTCCTGCCTGCGGAAAGAGACTCTCAGCCGCTCCCCCGGAGCCGGCCACCTTCCCGCCATTCTCCGGTGTGCAGCCACACGGGATGTCCAAGAAACCACAAAAGCCTAAGCACAGAGGCCCTGGGAAGAAACCTGCAGGAAGGAAGACCAGGGAGTCCCAGGTTGCGGCCAGAGAAGATAATGACCCAAATCGAGATGAGGTCCCAAAGGCCCAA CTTCCCACACACAGGCCAGGGCTGCCTCGCCTGTCCATGCGTCGTGGAGAACTCAGCAGCGGTGACCCCAACATCAGAGCTCCCCAAGTTCCGGGAACTTCAGAGCCCTCGGCCTACAGCCTGGGAGGCCTCCTGCCCAGACGTCATGCACCCTCCG GTGACCAGCAGCCGCCTGTCCATCCCCCAAGACCAGAAAGGCAGCAGCAGGCCCCGGGAGCCCAGGACTGTCCTCGG TGCATCTGGCTGCAGAGGGAAATTGATGAACTTACACAGCAGCTAG